A part of Motilibacter aurantiacus genomic DNA contains:
- a CDS encoding glycosyl hydrolase gives MQFRRLPLPRPWTSRTAPGRATSLRSRGAALLTAGATALPLVAALPAPAASAATVTVPKAYFGMHQTALGNGVFPGVPVGSVRLWDVGALWRDVEPSRNRWDFSKLDTAVATSIAKKAQPMIVLGQTPTWAASRPTQASPYGPGAASMPRSLAYWREYVTKVAQRYKGRVRTYQIWNEPNVETFWTGTPAQMAQLTREASRIIKRVDRNATVVSPGFATRRPTNIPWMTRFLKAGGGAAVDVVALHLYPAPTAGPEGSVALLNSARQALRRARVSKPIWNTEVNYGAGYNGAPPRSYSDSTAASYVSRTLLLNAANGVSRVFWYGWDTRGFLGIDLSRDNRQTRAGQAYRITQKWMQGARLQGCTVDGRRTYTCTLRYSSRSYATVMWNPSRAVRVRTTKFTTGVEFVNGRTLRFRGARNQTVIGSPVLLRSTRL, from the coding sequence TTGCAGTTCCGACGGCTCCCGCTCCCCCGCCCCTGGACCTCCCGCACCGCCCCCGGCCGCGCGACCTCGCTGCGCTCGCGCGGCGCCGCACTGCTGACCGCGGGGGCCACGGCCCTCCCCCTCGTCGCCGCCCTCCCCGCGCCCGCCGCCTCGGCGGCCACGGTGACGGTTCCCAAGGCGTACTTCGGGATGCACCAGACCGCCCTCGGCAACGGCGTCTTCCCCGGCGTCCCCGTCGGCTCGGTGCGGCTCTGGGACGTCGGGGCCCTCTGGCGCGACGTCGAGCCCTCCCGGAACCGGTGGGACTTCAGCAAGCTCGACACCGCCGTCGCCACGAGCATCGCCAAGAAGGCCCAGCCGATGATCGTGCTCGGCCAGACGCCCACCTGGGCCGCCTCCCGGCCGACGCAGGCCAGCCCGTACGGGCCGGGCGCGGCGTCGATGCCGCGCAGCCTCGCCTACTGGAGGGAGTACGTCACGAAGGTCGCCCAGCGCTACAAGGGCCGCGTCCGCACGTACCAGATCTGGAACGAGCCGAACGTCGAGACGTTCTGGACCGGGACGCCCGCGCAGATGGCCCAGCTGACCCGGGAGGCGAGCAGGATCATCAAGCGCGTCGACAGGAACGCCACCGTCGTGAGCCCGGGCTTCGCGACGCGCCGCCCGACCAACATCCCGTGGATGACCCGGTTCCTCAAGGCCGGAGGCGGCGCCGCCGTCGACGTCGTCGCCCTGCACCTCTACCCCGCTCCGACCGCCGGCCCGGAGGGCTCGGTCGCGCTGCTCAACTCGGCCAGGCAGGCGCTGCGCAGAGCCCGCGTCTCCAAGCCGATCTGGAACACCGAGGTCAACTACGGCGCCGGCTACAACGGCGCGCCGCCGCGCAGCTACTCGGACTCGACCGCCGCCTCGTACGTCTCGCGGACCCTGCTGCTGAATGCAGCCAACGGGGTGTCGCGCGTGTTCTGGTACGGCTGGGACACCCGCGGCTTCCTCGGCATCGACCTGAGCCGCGACAACCGGCAGACCCGGGCCGGGCAGGCCTACCGGATCACGCAGAAGTGGATGCAGGGAGCACGGCTGCAGGGGTGCACGGTGGACGGCCGACGTACCTACACCTGCACGCTGCGCTACTCGAGCCGCTCGTACGCCACGGTGATGTGGAACCCCTCGCGCGCCGTGCGCGTCCGAACCACGAAGTTCACGACAGGTGTCGAGTTCGTCAACGGCCGCACGCTGCGGTTCCGCGGCGCGCGCAACCAGACGGTCATCGGGAGCCCGGTGCTCCTGCGCAGCACCCGGCTCTGA
- a CDS encoding GH39 family glycosyl hydrolase — translation MPHRPLRARLAGLAAAAVAAPLLAALPASTASAATVTVPRAYFGLHQATLAKGVQPGLPVGSARLWDVGGRWNEVSPARGTWNFTALDTAVNTANRYGASPLVVLGATPAWASSKATSQDVYGLGAAAMPRSVTYWREYVTEVAQRYKGRVRAYQIWNEPNLSTFWTGTVAQMVQLTREARTIIKRVDPTATVVSPGFSLRNPSDQAYFRTFLQAGGARYSDVIGLHPYPAPTAGPEGSLALINTAKAAMATSRVSKPIWNTEINYGAQLNNAGAPRTYNDANAASYVARTLLLNAANGVSRVYWYAWDTKGYMGIDLSRNGQPTRAAESYRIVEQWMLNNQLQGCTTDRARTYTCVLRFRDGSYGKVMWNPSRTIRVRTTASTTGIQFINGRTLTFKGARNQTVIASPVLIRSTRL, via the coding sequence GTGCCACACCGTCCGCTCCGTGCCCGCCTCGCCGGCCTCGCCGCCGCCGCGGTCGCAGCCCCGCTGCTCGCAGCCCTTCCCGCGTCCACCGCGTCGGCCGCCACCGTCACCGTCCCCCGCGCGTACTTCGGCCTGCACCAGGCCACGCTCGCCAAGGGCGTCCAGCCCGGCCTCCCCGTCGGGTCCGCCCGCCTCTGGGACGTCGGCGGGCGCTGGAACGAGGTGTCGCCCGCCCGCGGAACCTGGAACTTCACGGCCCTCGACACCGCCGTGAACACGGCGAACCGGTACGGCGCGTCGCCGCTGGTCGTCCTCGGCGCGACGCCGGCCTGGGCGTCGTCGAAGGCCACGTCCCAGGACGTCTACGGCCTCGGCGCCGCGGCGATGCCCCGCAGCGTGACCTACTGGCGCGAGTACGTCACCGAGGTGGCGCAGCGCTACAAGGGCCGGGTCCGGGCCTACCAGATCTGGAACGAGCCGAACCTCTCCACGTTCTGGACCGGCACGGTCGCCCAGATGGTGCAGCTCACCCGCGAGGCGCGAACGATCATCAAGCGGGTCGACCCGACCGCCACGGTGGTGAGCCCCGGCTTCTCGCTGCGCAACCCGAGCGACCAGGCGTACTTCCGCACCTTCCTGCAGGCCGGCGGCGCGAGGTACTCCGACGTGATCGGGCTGCACCCCTACCCGGCGCCGACCGCCGGCCCGGAGGGCTCGCTCGCGCTGATCAACACCGCCAAGGCGGCGATGGCGACCAGCCGGGTGAGCAAGCCGATCTGGAACACCGAGATCAACTACGGCGCGCAGCTGAACAACGCAGGCGCGCCGCGGACGTACAACGACGCCAACGCCGCGTCGTACGTCGCCCGCACGCTGCTGCTCAACGCCGCCAACGGCGTCTCCCGCGTGTACTGGTACGCCTGGGACACGAAGGGCTACATGGGGATCGACCTGAGCCGTAACGGCCAGCCGACGCGGGCCGCCGAGTCCTACCGCATCGTCGAGCAGTGGATGCTCAACAACCAGCTGCAGGGCTGCACGACGGACCGGGCGCGGACCTACACCTGCGTCCTGCGGTTCCGCGACGGCAGCTACGGCAAGGTGATGTGGAACCCGTCGCGCACCATCCGGGTCCGCACGACGGCGTCCACGACCGGCATCCAGTTCATCAACGGGCGGACGCTCACCTTCAAGGGCGCCCGCAACCAGACGGTCATCGCCAGCCCGGTGCTCATCCGCTCGACGCGGCTCTGA
- a CDS encoding putative bifunctional diguanylate cyclase/phosphodiesterase: protein MTPARPRDLLDAPRPVRVVLVAVLAGYTLHFVVASLGLNRSGAGASVDALAELCLSVTGTVLILVRGAGRSRSGRLPWLVFGGGLLVYGIGSLAMSGLVPNRTLVGSVRVSEACWLALFPCSFVAAMLMLRDRVSRLPSTLWLDGVIAGLSAAGLGVLLGAWAPTSAGGRLSTAMFPIADLLLVMLVALMFAVADWRPERNLLLLGLGLLAQTLGDTVWLAQSAAGTYTPHNLLPDLLYGSAVCLCLLAAWARPRDRVTRPLAWWAVLAVPTALGTVAVVTLVLAGLSRQPASCVALAAAAVVGVLARAVLAVRDVHSLAQSRKEARTDELTGLANRRAFHEAAERHFGDHPDVPAAVLLFDVDRFKEVNDSLGHSVGDELLVELAARWSACIPGSGLLTRLGGDEFAVLIPAAGEQEGLALASRLRRSLDGPVALAGIAVHVSASVGVAAGGAGEGVAELLRRADIAMYAAKAGPGARAYSTVDDERLDRLRLGESLRAVLGGEAGHGRLVLHYQPQLCLRSGAVLGLEALVRWSHPGRGLVGPAEILPLAELIGRGRDLARAVLGQAVEQAARWHGAGARPKLSVNLAPADLLMPDLPDLVASLLWRHGLEPEFLVLEITEDSFMKERAQTLRALEALRRIGVTISIDDYGTGYSSLSYLRDLTASELKMDRSFVGDMTTCPRSAAIVRSTIALAHDLGLVVVAEGVETPETEEELRLAGCDVAQGYLYARPLPAEQVSLEARALPAPLR, encoded by the coding sequence GTGACCCCCGCCCGCCCGCGCGACCTGCTGGACGCCCCGCGCCCGGTACGCGTGGTCCTCGTGGCGGTGCTGGCCGGCTACACGCTCCACTTCGTCGTGGCCTCCCTGGGGCTGAACCGGAGCGGAGCGGGCGCGAGCGTCGACGCGCTCGCCGAGCTCTGCCTCTCCGTCACCGGCACGGTGCTGATCCTCGTGCGCGGCGCCGGGCGGTCGCGGAGCGGGCGGCTGCCCTGGCTCGTGTTCGGCGGCGGGCTGCTCGTCTACGGCATCGGCTCGCTCGCCATGTCCGGGCTCGTCCCGAACCGCACGCTCGTGGGCTCGGTCCGGGTGTCCGAGGCGTGCTGGCTCGCGCTCTTCCCGTGCTCGTTCGTCGCGGCCATGCTCATGCTGCGGGACCGGGTGTCCCGCCTGCCCTCCACCTTGTGGCTCGACGGCGTGATCGCCGGCCTGAGCGCCGCCGGGCTCGGCGTGCTGCTCGGCGCCTGGGCTCCTACCTCGGCCGGGGGCCGGCTCTCCACGGCGATGTTCCCGATCGCCGACCTGCTGCTCGTCATGCTCGTCGCCCTGATGTTCGCCGTCGCGGACTGGCGGCCCGAGCGCAACCTGCTCCTGCTCGGCCTCGGCCTGCTGGCCCAGACCCTGGGTGACACGGTGTGGCTGGCGCAGTCGGCTGCGGGCACCTACACCCCGCACAACCTGCTGCCCGACCTGCTCTACGGCAGCGCGGTGTGCCTGTGCCTGCTGGCCGCCTGGGCACGGCCGCGTGACCGGGTCACGCGGCCGCTGGCGTGGTGGGCGGTCCTCGCCGTGCCGACGGCGCTGGGCACCGTCGCCGTCGTCACCCTCGTGCTCGCGGGGCTGAGCCGGCAGCCGGCCTCCTGCGTGGCGCTCGCCGCCGCGGCGGTCGTGGGCGTCCTTGCGCGCGCGGTCCTCGCCGTGCGGGACGTGCACTCGCTGGCGCAGAGCAGGAAGGAGGCGCGGACCGACGAGCTCACCGGGTTGGCGAACCGGCGCGCCTTCCACGAGGCGGCCGAGCGCCACTTCGGCGACCATCCCGACGTGCCGGCGGCGGTGCTGCTCTTCGACGTCGACCGCTTCAAGGAGGTCAACGACTCGCTGGGGCACAGCGTGGGCGACGAGCTGCTCGTCGAGCTCGCCGCCCGCTGGTCGGCGTGCATCCCGGGCTCCGGGCTGCTCACCCGGCTGGGAGGTGACGAGTTCGCCGTGCTGATCCCCGCCGCGGGCGAGCAGGAAGGGCTCGCGCTGGCCAGCAGGCTGCGGCGGAGCCTCGACGGCCCGGTCGCCCTGGCCGGCATCGCCGTCCACGTGTCGGCCTCCGTGGGGGTCGCGGCGGGTGGGGCGGGCGAAGGCGTGGCGGAGCTGCTGCGCAGGGCCGACATCGCGATGTACGCCGCCAAGGCCGGCCCGGGAGCCCGGGCGTACTCCACCGTCGACGACGAGCGGCTGGACCGGCTGCGCCTCGGGGAGAGCCTGCGCGCGGTCCTCGGCGGCGAGGCGGGGCACGGGCGCCTCGTGCTGCACTACCAGCCCCAGCTGTGCCTGCGCAGCGGCGCGGTCCTCGGGCTGGAGGCGCTCGTCCGCTGGAGCCACCCGGGGCGCGGCCTGGTCGGCCCGGCGGAGATCCTGCCGCTGGCCGAGCTCATCGGGCGCGGGCGCGACCTGGCGCGCGCGGTCCTGGGGCAGGCGGTCGAGCAGGCCGCCCGGTGGCACGGCGCCGGGGCCCGGCCGAAGCTGTCGGTCAACCTCGCGCCGGCCGACCTGCTGATGCCCGACCTGCCCGACCTGGTGGCGTCGCTCCTGTGGCGGCACGGGCTCGAGCCCGAGTTCCTGGTACTCGAGATCACCGAAGACAGCTTCATGAAGGAGCGTGCGCAGACGCTGCGTGCGTTGGAGGCCCTGCGGAGGATCGGCGTGACGATCTCCATCGACGACTACGGGACGGGCTACAGCTCGCTGAGCTACCTGCGGGACCTGACGGCGTCCGAGCTGAAGATGGACCGCAGCTTCGTCGGCGACATGACCACGTGCCCCCGCTCGGCCGCGATCGTCCGCTCCACCATCGCGCTCGCCCACGACCTCGGCCTCGTCGTCGTGGCCGAGGGGGTCGAGACGCCCGAGACGGAGGAGGAGCTGCGCCTGGCCGGGTGCGACGTCGCCCAGGGCTACCTCTACGCGCGGCCGCTGCCCGCCGAGCAGGTCTCCCTGGAGGCGCGCGCCCTGCCGGCGCCGCTGCGCTGA
- a CDS encoding DinB family protein yields the protein MQTPPDTGPLLAGPPVGESDPRALLLGYLDWYREALFRKLDGLTEEQLRTPVEGLGWPVLALVKHLGWVERRWLRWGFLAEDVLGRPPGGTPAEWRIEPDEPTADVVAAYRAQVERSRAITAAAGLDEPSAVGGRFPTPEAAPPMGRILFHLLQEYARHLGQLDAARQLLDGVTGP from the coding sequence GTGCAGACGCCACCCGACACCGGCCCGCTGCTGGCCGGCCCGCCGGTCGGGGAGTCCGACCCGCGGGCGCTGCTGCTGGGCTACCTCGACTGGTACCGCGAGGCGCTCTTCCGCAAGCTCGATGGCCTGACCGAGGAGCAGCTGCGCACCCCGGTGGAGGGGCTCGGCTGGCCGGTGCTGGCGCTCGTCAAGCACCTGGGGTGGGTCGAGCGCCGCTGGCTGCGGTGGGGCTTTCTGGCCGAGGACGTCCTCGGCCGGCCGCCGGGCGGGACGCCGGCCGAGTGGCGCATCGAGCCGGACGAGCCGACCGCGGACGTCGTCGCGGCCTACCGCGCGCAGGTGGAGCGGTCGCGTGCCATCACCGCGGCTGCCGGGCTCGACGAGCCGTCGGCCGTCGGGGGCCGGTTCCCGACGCCCGAGGCCGCGCCGCCCATGGGGCGCATCCTCTTCCACCTGCTGCAGGAGTACGCCCGTCATCTCGGGCAGTTGGACGCCGCCCGCCAGCTGCTCGACGGGGTCACCGGCCCGTAG
- a CDS encoding metal-sulfur cluster assembly factor: MTEPVTQPTGTDAAVDAVDLATVDEVEEALRDVVDPELGINVVDLGLVYGITVDDRSRTAVLDMTLTSAACPLTDVIEDQTRSVLHGMVDDVRINWVWMPPWGPDKITDDGRDQLRALGFNV; the protein is encoded by the coding sequence ATGACGGAGCCCGTGACGCAGCCGACCGGGACGGACGCTGCGGTCGACGCGGTCGATCTGGCGACCGTCGACGAGGTCGAGGAGGCCCTGCGCGACGTCGTCGACCCCGAGCTCGGCATCAACGTGGTCGACCTGGGGCTGGTCTACGGCATCACCGTGGACGACCGCTCGCGGACCGCCGTCCTCGACATGACGCTCACGTCGGCGGCCTGCCCGCTGACCGACGTCATCGAGGACCAGACCCGCTCGGTGCTGCACGGCATGGTCGACGACGTCCGCATCAACTGGGTGTGGATGCCGCCGTGGGGGCCGGACAAGATCACCGACGACGGCCGCGACCAGCTGCGCGCGCTCGGCTTCAACGTCTGA
- the sufU gene encoding Fe-S cluster assembly sulfur transfer protein SufU: protein MSVDALYQEIILDHYRNPRHKGLREPFTTEAHHVNPTCGDEVTLRVRLSGSGDSATVEDVSYAGEGCSISQASTSVLSELVTGRTVAEGMQAADSFLALLQGGTAAEADEDVLGDGVAFAGVARYPARVKCALLGWMAWKDATARAVAHESTNDEQEAVR, encoded by the coding sequence GTGAGCGTCGACGCGCTCTACCAGGAGATCATCCTCGACCACTACCGCAACCCGCGGCACAAGGGCCTGCGCGAGCCTTTCACGACCGAAGCGCATCACGTGAACCCCACATGTGGTGACGAGGTCACGCTGCGGGTGAGGCTGTCCGGCTCGGGCGACTCGGCCACCGTCGAGGACGTCTCGTACGCCGGGGAGGGCTGCTCGATCAGCCAGGCGTCGACCTCGGTGCTCAGCGAGCTGGTGACCGGCCGCACCGTGGCCGAGGGCATGCAGGCGGCCGACTCCTTCCTGGCGCTCCTGCAGGGCGGCACCGCCGCGGAGGCCGACGAGGACGTGCTCGGCGACGGTGTCGCGTTCGCCGGCGTCGCCCGCTACCCGGCCCGGGTGAAGTGCGCCCTGCTCGGCTGGATGGCATGGAAGGACGCGACCGCCCGCGCGGTTGCACACGAGAGCACGAACGACGAGCAGGAGGCAGTGCGATGA
- a CDS encoding cysteine desulfurase — translation MTSPAVTGPAAPFAEPPLDVARVRADFPVLARTVHDGKPLVYLDSAATSQKPRQVLEALDRYYALHNANVHRGVHALAEEATALYEGARDKVAAFVGAAREEIVFTKNSTEALNLVANVLVWGAGPYRVGPGDEVLVTEMEHHSNIVPWQLLCERTGATLRWIGITDDGRLDLAQLDELLTERTKVVSLVHVSNILGTVNPVSEIARRAKAVSGALVVVDASQAVPQLPYDVAALAADGVDLVAFTGHKMLAPTGIGVLWGRRAVLEELPPFLGGGEMISVVTMAGSTYAALPHKFEAGTPPIAQAVGLGAAVDYLTELGMAAVAAHEQALTAYALERLQEVEGLRVIGPWSPVDRGGAVSFVLDTARGPVHSHDVGQVLDAQGVAVRVGNHCARPVCDRFGVPATTRASFYVYSTTDEVDALVTGLAKVKEWFG, via the coding sequence GTGACGTCTCCTGCCGTCACCGGCCCGGCGGCTCCGTTCGCGGAGCCGCCGCTGGACGTCGCCCGCGTGCGCGCGGACTTCCCGGTCCTCGCGCGCACGGTCCACGACGGCAAGCCGCTGGTCTACCTCGACAGCGCCGCGACCTCGCAGAAGCCGCGGCAGGTCCTCGAGGCGCTCGACCGCTACTACGCGCTGCACAACGCCAACGTCCACCGTGGCGTGCACGCCCTCGCGGAGGAGGCCACGGCGCTCTACGAGGGCGCCCGCGACAAGGTCGCCGCCTTCGTCGGCGCGGCCCGCGAGGAGATCGTCTTCACGAAGAACTCCACCGAGGCGCTCAACCTGGTGGCCAACGTGCTGGTGTGGGGCGCGGGGCCGTACCGCGTGGGCCCGGGCGACGAGGTGCTCGTCACCGAGATGGAGCACCACTCCAACATCGTCCCGTGGCAGCTGCTGTGCGAGCGGACCGGCGCCACCCTGCGCTGGATCGGCATCACCGACGACGGCCGGCTCGACCTGGCCCAGCTCGACGAGCTGCTCACCGAGCGGACGAAGGTCGTCTCGCTGGTGCACGTGTCCAACATCCTCGGGACCGTGAACCCGGTGTCCGAGATCGCCCGCCGGGCCAAGGCCGTCTCCGGCGCGCTCGTGGTCGTGGACGCCTCGCAGGCGGTGCCGCAGCTGCCGTACGACGTCGCCGCGCTCGCCGCCGACGGCGTCGACCTCGTCGCGTTCACCGGTCACAAGATGCTCGCGCCGACCGGCATCGGCGTGCTCTGGGGCCGGCGCGCGGTCCTCGAGGAGCTTCCGCCCTTCCTCGGCGGCGGCGAGATGATCTCGGTCGTCACCATGGCCGGCTCGACCTACGCGGCGCTGCCGCACAAGTTCGAGGCCGGGACCCCGCCGATCGCGCAGGCCGTCGGCCTCGGCGCCGCGGTCGACTACCTCACCGAGCTCGGCATGGCCGCGGTGGCCGCGCACGAGCAGGCGCTCACCGCGTACGCGCTGGAGCGGCTGCAGGAGGTCGAGGGGCTGCGCGTCATCGGCCCGTGGTCGCCGGTCGACCGCGGGGGAGCCGTCTCGTTCGTGCTCGACACCGCCCGTGGCCCGGTCCACTCGCACGACGTCGGCCAGGTGCTGGACGCCCAGGGCGTGGCCGTGCGGGTCGGCAACCACTGCGCCCGCCCGGTGTGCGACCGGTTCGGCGTGCCCGCGACCACGCGCGCGTCGTTCTACGTCTACTCCACGACGGACGAGGTCGACGCGCTGGTCACGGGGCTGGCGAAGGTGAAGGAGTGGTTCGGGTGA
- the sufC gene encoding Fe-S cluster assembly ATPase SufC has product MSTLEVRDLQVTVDTGETGAKQILRGVDLTIRSGETHAIMGPNGSGKSTLAYSIAGHPKYTVTGGSVTLDGEDVLAMSVDERARAGLFLAMQYPVEVPGVSVSNFLRTAATAVRGQAPALRTWVKEVREAMDRLGIDPAFAERNVNEGFSGGEKKRHEILQLELLKPKMAVLDETDSGLDIDALKVVSDGVNRVRATGDTGVLLITHYTRILRYIQPDFVHVFVEGKVVEEGGKELADRLEAEGYERYVKKAS; this is encoded by the coding sequence ATGTCCACGCTCGAGGTCCGCGACCTCCAGGTCACCGTCGACACCGGCGAGACGGGTGCCAAGCAGATCCTGCGGGGGGTCGACCTCACGATCCGCTCCGGCGAGACGCACGCGATCATGGGCCCGAACGGCTCCGGCAAGTCCACGCTGGCCTACTCGATCGCGGGCCACCCCAAGTACACCGTCACCGGCGGGTCGGTCACGCTCGACGGCGAGGACGTCCTCGCGATGAGCGTGGACGAGCGCGCGCGGGCGGGCCTCTTCCTCGCGATGCAGTACCCCGTCGAGGTCCCTGGCGTCTCCGTGTCGAACTTCCTGCGCACCGCGGCCACCGCCGTGCGCGGCCAGGCCCCCGCGCTGCGCACCTGGGTCAAGGAGGTCCGCGAGGCGATGGACCGGCTCGGCATCGACCCGGCCTTCGCCGAGCGCAACGTCAACGAGGGCTTCTCCGGCGGTGAGAAGAAGCGCCACGAGATCCTCCAGCTCGAGCTGCTCAAGCCGAAGATGGCCGTGCTCGACGAGACCGACTCCGGCCTCGACATCGACGCCCTCAAGGTCGTCAGCGACGGGGTCAACCGGGTGCGCGCCACCGGCGACACCGGCGTCCTGCTGATCACGCACTACACCCGCATCCTGCGCTACATCCAGCCCGACTTCGTCCACGTCTTCGTCGAGGGCAAGGTCGTGGAGGAGGGTGGCAAGGAGCTCGCCGACCGGCTCGAGGCCGAGGGCTACGAGCGGTACGTGAAGAAGGCTTCGTGA
- a CDS encoding non-heme iron oxygenase ferredoxin subunit yields the protein MSSRVCALGELELDEPKRVTVDGTAVAVVRTAEGVFAIHDTCSHANVPLSQGEVEDCRIECWLHGSMFDLRTGEPSGLPATKPVPVYPVTVDGDDVFVDVEVALNEAS from the coding sequence ATGAGCTCGCGCGTCTGCGCGCTCGGCGAGCTCGAGCTCGACGAGCCCAAGCGCGTGACGGTCGACGGCACCGCCGTCGCCGTCGTGCGCACCGCCGAGGGCGTCTTCGCCATTCACGACACCTGCAGCCACGCGAACGTGCCGCTGTCGCAGGGCGAGGTCGAGGACTGCCGGATCGAGTGCTGGCTGCACGGGTCGATGTTCGACCTGCGCACCGGCGAGCCGTCCGGCCTGCCCGCGACCAAGCCCGTTCCCGTCTACCCCGTGACCGTCGACGGCGACGACGTCTTCGTCGACGTCGAGGTCGCGCTCAACGAAGCCAGCTGA
- the sufD gene encoding Fe-S cluster assembly protein SufD, whose translation MTEQAIPSGTEIAGAVVAAPAGGVAVKEHSHGGAAIDVRNRADRPASFDPADFPALTGREEDWRFTPLDRLRGLQGDGDAAAGADGEARVDVDAAPEARVEVVGRDDERLGRAGKPGDRVAARAWAGFEKATVVSFPAEAVASRPTYLTVQGQGGTAFGHTLVELGPFAQATVVLDHRGSGAYAAGLEVLVSDSAQLTLVSVQDWDDDGVHLSQHTIRLGRDATLKHLVVTLGGDVVRVTPQVAFDAPGGDVELLGLYFADAGQHQEHRLFVDHAVPNCRSNVLYKGALQGDSAHTVWVGDVLIRAEAEGTDTYELNRNLVLTDGARADSVPNLEIETGEIEGAGHASATGRFDDEQLFYLQARGIPEIEARRLVVLGFFAELVQRVRVPELQERLLGSIEAELASAYAPAEQGA comes from the coding sequence ATGACCGAGCAGGCAATTCCCAGCGGTACCGAGATCGCGGGGGCCGTCGTGGCGGCCCCCGCCGGGGGCGTGGCCGTCAAGGAGCACTCCCACGGCGGTGCGGCGATCGACGTCCGCAACCGCGCGGACCGTCCCGCGTCGTTCGACCCGGCGGACTTCCCGGCCCTGACCGGCCGGGAGGAGGACTGGCGGTTCACGCCGCTGGACCGGCTGCGCGGCCTGCAGGGCGACGGCGATGCCGCTGCTGGGGCCGACGGCGAGGCCAGGGTCGACGTCGACGCCGCCCCCGAGGCGCGCGTGGAGGTCGTCGGCCGCGACGACGAGCGGCTCGGCCGCGCCGGCAAGCCCGGCGACCGGGTCGCGGCGCGCGCGTGGGCGGGCTTCGAGAAGGCGACGGTCGTCTCGTTCCCCGCCGAGGCCGTGGCCTCGCGCCCGACCTACCTCACCGTGCAGGGCCAGGGCGGCACCGCGTTCGGGCACACCCTCGTCGAGCTCGGCCCGTTCGCCCAGGCGACGGTCGTGCTCGACCACCGGGGCAGCGGGGCGTACGCCGCCGGCCTCGAGGTGCTCGTCAGCGACAGCGCGCAGCTGACTCTCGTGTCCGTCCAGGACTGGGACGACGACGGCGTGCACCTGTCCCAGCACACGATCCGGCTGGGCCGGGACGCCACGCTCAAGCACTTGGTGGTCACCCTCGGCGGCGACGTCGTCCGGGTGACCCCGCAGGTCGCGTTCGACGCCCCCGGCGGCGACGTCGAGCTGCTCGGCCTCTACTTCGCCGACGCCGGCCAGCACCAGGAGCACCGGCTCTTCGTCGACCACGCGGTCCCGAACTGCCGCAGCAACGTGCTCTACAAGGGCGCGCTGCAGGGCGACTCGGCGCACACCGTCTGGGTCGGCGACGTGCTGATCCGGGCCGAGGCCGAGGGCACCGACACCTACGAGCTCAACCGCAACCTCGTCCTCACCGACGGGGCGCGCGCGGATTCGGTGCCGAACCTCGAGATCGAGACCGGCGAGATCGAGGGTGCCGGCCACGCCAGCGCCACCGGCCGCTTCGACGACGAGCAGCTGTTCTACCTTCAGGCCCGCGGCATCCCGGAGATCGAGGCCCGCCGCCTCGTCGTGCTCGGCTTCTTCGCCGAGCTCGTCCAGCGCGTGCGCGTGCCGGAGCTGCAGGAGCGGCTGCTCGGCTCGATCGAGGCCGAGCTCGCGTCCGCGTACGCCCCCGCGGAGCAGGGCGCATGA